A stretch of Schistocerca cancellata isolate TAMUIC-IGC-003103 chromosome 3, iqSchCanc2.1, whole genome shotgun sequence DNA encodes these proteins:
- the LOC126176654 gene encoding piggyBac transposable element-derived protein 3-like produces MSGFLTDADLEYIMNLPDNEFNAYIDVPDGDISDVGDEDKDETIEIDESSQAISEAAVMNFIQMVEKEDGAEISAIREEQETEYEFPKADAVRSGKVIDSQPKSDAIDNNTNEGAPFTREQEQQQQVKHRCKRSDYKFRKSGFVVQDTEWKGSLPPPPVEEMTPSQYFKIFMNDDVFELIAEQSNIYAWQKDSVSLQTSKNEMEQFVGILLHMGIIKMPSIHLYWSNECRYSPIADVMSRTRFFQLLRYFHVVNNQDLPEANSNRDKLFKIRPLLSALQSSLKILPPEEYQAVDEQIIPFKGRSGLKQYVRNKPHKWGYKSFTRAGASGMMYDFEIYVGKNTCSDRGLGLSGDIVLALTETLPEKQHFKVFADSWFSSIPLAIALKERGIEFCGTIRTDRMGKCPLKTEAELKKTGRGSCDWRVETTNNVALVRWQELARSAGAQWNNHRNISELLDNLLSGYDNSVRPDFGGECLT; encoded by the exons ATGTCTGGCTTTTTGACTGATGCTGACCTAGAATATATTATGAATTTACCCGATAATGAGTTCAATGCATACATTGATGTCCCTGATGGGGATATATCAGATGTTGGGGACGAAGATAAAGATGAAACTATCGAAATTGATGAAAGTTCTCAAGCTATTTCCGAAGCAGCTGTCATGAATTTCATTCAGATGGTGGAAAAGGAGGATGGAGCTGAAATTTCGGCAATTAGAGAGGAGCAAGAGACAGAATATGAATTTCCGAAG GCTGATGCAGTCAGGAGTGGTAAAGTTATTGATTCTCAGCCAAAATCAGATGCAATCGACAACAATACAAATGAAGGAGCACCATTTACACgtgagcaggagcagcagcagcaagtaAAACATAGATGTAAGCGTAGTGattataaatttagaaaaagtgGTTTTGTGGTACAAGACACAGAATGGAAAGGATCACTTCCACCACCACCAGTAGAGGAAATGACACCTtcgcaatattttaaaatatttatgaatgatgaCGTATTTGAACTCATTGCTGAGCAATCCAATATCTATGCTTGGCAGaaagattcagtttctttgcagacGAGCAAAAATGAAATGGAGCAGTTTGTTGGTATTTTACTGCACATGGGCATAATCAAAATGCCTTCCATTCATTTATACTGGTCGAATGAGTGTAGGTATTCACCAATAGCTGATGTGATGAGCAGAACTCGCTTCTTCCAGCTACTGCGGTATTTTCATGTTGTCAATAATCAAGACTTGCCTGAAGCTAATAGTAATCGTGACAAACTCTTCAAGATTCGCCCACTTTTATCTGCATTGCAGTCATCATTGAAGATACTCCCTCCAGAAGAATACCAAGCTGTTGATGAACAGATAATACCATTCAAGGGTAGAAGCGGTTTGAAACAATACGTAAGAAATAAGCCTCACAAGTGGGGCTACAAATCTTTCACGAGAGCTGGTGCTTCAGGCATgatgtatgattttgaaatttatgtTGGCAAAAACACCTGCAGTGATAGAGGATTAGGTTTGTCTGGGGATATTGTTTTGGCATTGACGGAAACATTGCCAGAGAAACAGCATTTCAAAGTGTTTGCTGATAGTTGGTTTTCTTCTATACCATTAGCAATTGCCCTGAAAGAAAGGGGGATTGAATTCTGTGGCACTATCAGGACAGACAGGATGGGAAAATGTCCCTTGAAAACTGAAGCGGAGCTCAAGAAAACTGGTCGTGGCTCCTGTGACTGGAGAGtggagacaacaaacaatgtagctTTAGTACGCTG